One part of the Candidatus Paceibacterota bacterium genome encodes these proteins:
- a CDS encoding DegT/DnrJ/EryC1/StrS family aminotransferase has translation MIFTSLSPNTERDDISLAIRLRFFPWTRNKTLGFRGRLEHAISTYIPLPHAFAFDSGRTSLFAILSALNLSSTDEVLLQAYTCVAVPGPILWVGAKPVYVDSLEDFTMNPEDLQKKITSKSRVLIIQHTFGTPAHLEELLLIARRHNLFVIEDCAHALGAEYKGKKVGSFGDASFFSFGRDKVLSSVFGGVLLVKDARIANNVRALYASYSESKWGWVKKQLNHPIIFALGKPLYSAANIGKIFIEICKRLGVFSKAVEKTELSGGKPSFVFHKMSDILAFVALHQFAKLSAFNEHRRQIAEVYERELASISRIVKPLKVKDEIRKSIYLRYTILIDLPSKLALFLKTRGVRLGNWYTDAIAPEGVQYEKIQFALAENPRAKELSEKSINLPTSIQISVQDAKKIANAIKDFFHASKGN, from the coding sequence ATGATTTTTACGAGCCTTTCGCCAAACACTGAGCGCGACGATATTTCCCTCGCAATTCGCTTGCGGTTTTTTCCGTGGACGAGGAATAAGACTCTTGGGTTTAGGGGTCGCCTTGAGCATGCGATTTCGACCTATATTCCCCTTCCCCACGCCTTTGCTTTTGATAGCGGGCGAACAAGTTTGTTTGCGATTCTTTCTGCATTAAATCTTTCTTCAACTGATGAAGTGCTTCTTCAAGCCTACACATGCGTCGCAGTGCCGGGGCCGATACTTTGGGTGGGTGCTAAGCCTGTTTATGTCGATAGTTTGGAGGACTTTACGATGAATCCTGAAGACCTCCAGAAAAAAATTACTTCGAAAAGTAGGGTACTCATCATCCAACATACATTCGGCACGCCGGCGCATTTAGAGGAACTTCTTTTGATAGCCCGAAGACATAATCTTTTTGTCATTGAAGACTGCGCGCATGCGCTTGGTGCAGAATATAAAGGGAAGAAGGTTGGCAGCTTCGGTGATGCAAGTTTCTTTAGTTTCGGGCGGGATAAAGTTCTTTCTTCGGTGTTTGGTGGCGTACTTTTAGTGAAAGATGCGCGAATCGCAAACAATGTCCGGGCACTCTACGCATCATATTCTGAATCAAAATGGGGTTGGGTGAAGAAACAACTCAATCATCCAATCATCTTTGCTTTGGGAAAACCGCTTTATTCCGCAGCAAATATCGGCAAGATCTTCATCGAAATTTGCAAGCGCTTAGGGGTTTTTTCAAAAGCAGTTGAAAAGACAGAACTTTCCGGAGGCAAACCAAGCTTCGTCTTTCATAAAATGTCAGATATTTTGGCCTTTGTTGCGCTTCATCAATTTGCGAAGCTTTCTGCGTTCAATGAGCATCGCCGCCAGATAGCAGAAGTGTATGAACGAGAACTCGCTTCGATTTCTCGAATCGTGAAGCCTCTGAAAGTGAAAGATGAAATAAGAAAAAGCATCTATCTTCGCTACACAATCCTTATCGATCTGCCATCAAAGCTTGCATTGTTTTTGAAGACGCGAGGAGTGCGCCTTGGTAATTGGTATACGGACGCGATAGCCCCAGAAGGAGTTCAGTATGAAAAAATTCAATTTGCGCTCGCAGAGAACCCTCGCGCGAAAGAGCTTTCGGAAAAATCGATAAATTTGCCGACTAGTATCCAGATATCAGTGCAGGACGCGAAAAAAATCGCAAACGCAATAAAAGATTTCTTCCATGCAAGTAAGGGAAATTAA